TTTTGTAGTAGTGGAACACAGGTTCTCAGATATGACCCAACCACACATGCACAAGTACATTCATATCAACAAAAACTCTTGAGATCAGCTGGCAGATTTCAGGACTTTCCAGACGGTATGCATACTATGCCATTTTCCTCGTTCTCCCTCTCGTTCTTCACTTTCCGTTTGTCTTTCTGCATCATCCACTCATGTGGTAATGGGTCATGGCAATACTGGGTGTGTGCATAAAAAGCCTGAGGCCATCGGTGAAAATGTAAGTATAGGGAACGGGATTCAATGAAATTCAATCTGTTTCAAAGGCTTTACATGACGTCCTGCTGGTGCTGTGTGGACTCGCTGACGACctgaagcaagaaaaaaaaaaggaatgattAGAGCAACAGTGTTGGGAAAACACAAAAGTGCTTTAAAGTGAATGGTTGATACTCCGTAATAAGGAACAGAGACAGCTGAAAGAGGCATTTCTGTAAGTTAAAACAGCTAATTTCCTGCTGGAAATCAAATGGGCAAGTGCAAGGACACATTCTTTGATAAATGAAATTCTCCATATGTGCTGTGCAGAAACACTCTCAGTGATATTCAGCAGAGCAGAAAACAGATAATAACAGTGATACACATGAGAATTGGAGCATTCTGTAGTGTAACCCAGTGCTGGTTAATAGGGAACAggactttttttgggggggagtgTTTGAAAAAACACTGTAAACACAGATGAAACAAATGAGCCATGACTGAACTTACACACTGAGCATTGAGAGCATTCATGCCCTCACGTGTCCTAATCTAGAGTAAAATAGAGAATTATTTTGATGATAATGATTGTGAACACGCATATTTACAATGATTATGTGCGTTTATGTGTATAACACGTTTATGAGGATAGGCAGCCTGTAAAATACATATATGACAATAATTGTATCAAGCAATTACTAGCATTTTGgcgagtgtttgtttgtgtgtgtttgttacctCGCCATCCCGGGTCTCAATGGTCTTGATCAGAACTGTTTTCTTAGAGTGGACTTCAGATGCGCGCGGTTGTTGCTGGTGGTGCTGCTCTGGGCTGGTCTCTATAGCAACAATTCACAACCACGCCATTTTTAAACTCACCCTCGCATAGTTAATACATAAATACTGCATTATTGATGTCATCTTTATTACTCGGGTATtcaaacacatttatatatatatatatataaaaatctgtcattatttactctttttttattattttttttattttttttaaatgagagtcAGTTGGGTCCAAAAGTGTTTTGAAACCCCAAATGACTTGCATCGTAAGTCACAAAATACACTATACCTGTGTGATGTATGTTTAGAATGACAAAATTTTGgcgggtgaactgtccctttatgaAGTGCGAATCTATTTTTTCTTGTGAAGAACTCACCTCTGAAACTCAGGGCAGAAAAGGACTGCACAGGAAGGGTGATCCTGAAaacatgataaataataatatcaaataaagCTTTGTTATATCAGTTAAGGGAGCAGTTAAGCAAAAGTCTATATACTTTCTATGTTTTACCTGCTCTCCTCTCCTTCCAGAAGCTTCCTGTAGGTGGCGATCTCCACATCAAGTGCCATCTTAACATTCAGCAGATCCTGGTACTCACGGAGATGGCGAGCCATTTCATCCTTCATTTTTGCGATGTCAGCCTCGAGGCGGGCAATGGTGTCCTGATAACCACCGGCCTCACGGCCATTCCTCTCCTCCATCTCCCTCATTTGCCTCATCAAAGACTCATTCTGCAGACGGAATAACAAAAAGATGgagaaaatgagagaaagaaaGGACAAGAAGTAGGGTGAAACTAATGTACAGATGGAAGAGAAAAAGCAGAGTTGAGATGATCTGagttgaatattaataaaaaccagCGATACAGTGTGCTATTACTGGCTCTTTGCtgaattacatttactcattgAGCACCCGGGGAAACATATAAAAGACTTCATAATTGGTAATAAGATGGATTCATGTGTGCTGAGCCTCAGCTAATATTTGTTCTGGCTGGGAAATAATAACCCACGCACAGAATCTTTAAGGACTTACAGTGCCCTTGAGAGAGTCGATCTCGCAAGTGTAGGACTGGAGCTGGTGACGGAACTCCATGGTCTCCAGCTTGGCTTGTCTGAGAGCATCATTATTCTTGTTTACTGCCTGATTCAGATCTGACACCTGAGGGTGCAACAAAATAGCTTGGCTCAAACACCTGTCTACTTTCAGTCTAGATGCATAGATATCAATATAGCCTTTTGTGTGTCTATGTAAAATCTCTGATACAGACCTTAGACTTGTACCATTCCTCAGCCTCTGAGATATTCTTGGCAGCGATAGCCTCGTACTGCATGCGGATGTCCCTGAGGGCGGCAGTCAGGTCTGGTTTGGACATGTCCATTTGGATCTGCACCTGACTCTCCTGCATCTGGTTTTGCAGTTCACGGATCTCCTACAGGAAAAGGTAAACACAGAGACAAGGATTCAGAGCGTGCttatgcattgtcattttacttgACAAGTTGAGGCTTGATTGGTGTATGAAGCCAGTGTCATTCTGAGAGTAAAGTGGAAATTGAATGTGACTTTCTTCTATGGAATCCAGCATGTTGAATGTTAAGTGCATAAAATAAAGATTCCTTATTGGCATTGAGGGTTCCATGAAAAACATCCAcagaacctttccattgcacaaaatgttcgttataatgcaaaaacattctttagattattaaaatggttCTTCGCTGTGAAAACCtcctttggaacctttattttttaagtgtagtTTCTGATGTTGTAATTGTAGGACTATGAAGCCTTGTAAGGCCCTTTTATTTTTCCACTGCCCTTCTCACAGCTGCGTCTCAGAGAATCTGTCTCTGTTAATTATAGGGATGCATCTGTTCCACCTGTTCCATAGCTTTACACTGCCCCCTTACTGTCAGTGCGCAGCTGACACACACAAAGTCACACATGTGATCATTTTATCCTAACATGTCAAATAAAAAAGCAGAGAGAGCATTTAAAGAACTTGACTTCAGAGCCTCATGAGTAAAAGGTCAGTGTATGTGCGGGGGAGGTTGCAGACAGAGACAGTGGAAGAGATGAACAGTTAGTCACGTATAGTCTTGGGAAATGTTGAGGAATGTAACCTTAGATGATTACAAACCTCCTCATGGATCTTCTTGAGGAATGCAATCTCTTCATGAAGGCCTTCAATACGTCTTTCCAGGTCCAGCCTGGCCAGAGTGGCAGCATCTACATCCTGCATAAAGCACAAGAACAACAGAAAGCTTCAATTTTGGCCTTGCCAATAACGTTTTTGTGTTTCACCCATGGTAACCTTCTtaaatttaacaacattttgCTTAACACTGAAGGTGACGTAAATAACATACAGATCTAAAAGCAGAGAGGTTGTTCTCAGCTTCCTCTTTCAGGTGGATCTCCTCTTGAAGTCTGTGGAAGAAAGAGATATTAGAGTTTTCAAAGAATTTTGTAGTAATCAAATGATACTTAAATACTCCTTAAATACTCCTAAATGTGCTCTAACTAGTCTGTTAAGTCTTTACAGTTTTAGCAAGATCGTCTTTAATGTATATTGAAGTATTTGTTACACAATAACTCCTACATGGCCAGAAATAGAGGTGTCTTGAGTGTCCTCTGTCTTTGAGATATGCTGAGAGACTTGTGAAGTTGTCAATTCTTCATGGACACAGGGACTTTATATTCTCACATTCTGCTTGGAGTCACAGAAGGCTTAGGTTTAATGTAAATGTCTCTGAGTCTTTTGAAAGAGGCATGCTGTTAATGTGGCACATATCTGGTTTCACGAATGTAATTGTTGGCAGTCAGATGGCATCTGATATTTTCATCAGAGAGATGAAAGGAGTTGTGCCATAAATCATACCATaccatacagatttttttatgccCTATGGGAACTAAAAAGAGATGTAGAACTAAAATACTGATATTAAAgtctttttagttgttttttcatACTATGCTGGGTTGCAATAACTTATAGCTACAACTGCATGTCATATAATGACTTCTATATTATCTCTATATGTCATTTCAAAGCAGCCCACCATCAGGTCACTTTGAACAATGTCTGTAAATAGCAGTTGCTGTTGGTTGTCTTTAAACAGTTATCATTAATTAGTGCTGATAACGTGGGGTGGTTACTGTGGGATCCTTGAGTGCAacgcactcagacacacacacacacacacacacacacacacacacacacacacacacacacacacacacattatgaggGAGATAAGGGTTATTTTTAGGGACACACATTCTCTGCAGTGCGGGGGGATATATTGAAGAGGCTAATAATAGCCGATTAATTTGGGTGGTGTGTAATGTGACTCTTGGTCCTTTTGCAAATAGGAATAACACTTTTATACTCATTCCAACATCATACACCAACATGAGTTACACCAGTGGTTTCTGTTTGCAGTTACAGTATCTGACATAAACATTATTGCATTCCTGTTGTCTTTACGTCTGAGGGGGTTCTGGCCTTTGACTTTCCTGTGTGGTCTCCATTTCCTGTCTATTGCTTGTGTTTTAGAAATGTGACCATGATGTCATTGATGGAGAACCTGAATGCATATCAATCATATTGTTCTAGAATGTTTAACAGTTAGGAATAGTAGGTAGATGTCTAATAATGCAGTATCCTATACCTGGATTTTTACAGCGTTGCCagtaaagaaccatttttggtgtCCAAAAACCCTTTCAGTGAACTgttataacaataatatttttacttagtgtgaagaacatctaAAGAATGTTTAAGTACCTTTTGTAGAtttgaaaggttccatggatgttaaaggttctttattgaaccatgtatgccaataaagaacctttattttactataaaataaaagtcaCTATGACTCCAAAAAGTAATCAGTTGTGTAATCTGAGAGCAATAAATCAAATCACTTCACAACACCGATATTGTAAGAGATACTGTCGGGATATTGAAGATCACAACTAGTGTTTTGTCAACAACTATGGCAATATCCTGTTATTTCCAGCTTCAGAGAAGATGAGCACAAAGCTGTAAATCTACTTTTACTAGAAATTTTACCTGAATTAATCGAAAATTAGTCAATCGAAAGGTCAAAAAGCTAAAATGCATATCCTTAAATATTTCTTGAAGGCCTCACCTCTGTTTTAGTTTCTGCAGGTCATCGGCCAGGTTGTCCCTCTCTATCTCAATGTGGGACCTCTGATTGGTCAGTGCATCCACCTGTCTGCGCagctctctcatctcctcctcgTACATCTCTGCAATGCGTGTGGGCTCGCGGCCCCGCAGACGTTCAATCTCCACGGTCAAGGCCTGGTTCTGCTGCTCTAGGAAGCGCACCTTCTCGATGTAGCTGGCGAAACGGTCGTTGAGATGTTGCAGCTCTGCCTTCTCATTAGTGCGTGTATTGAGGAAGTCCTGGTTCATGGCGTCGGCAAGATTGAAGTCCAGCTTCTCACCAAGGCCAGCGTAGGAACGGACCATTGATCCACCACCAAATGAAGAGCTGGATGCTCGGTGGCTGGAAAAAATGGGAGAAGAGGCGGTCTTGGACACCTCATAAACTTTGGAGGACACACGAGCGGATCCAGAAGAACCTGCACGGCCAGAGAAAACGGAGGAGCCCAGGCCGGAGCCGAATGTACGGCGGTAAGAGGAAGCCGTCTCGGCTGAAGCTGAATATGCCCTGCTCATGACTGGGTTTGTATGGTGTGAAAATGCCGGTTCGCTTACGGCTGTGTGGTAGAATGAGGGTCAAGCAGCAAAGCTGGACTATATATAGTGTAGCTAGCACCCCATTTGCCCCCACCCACTTTTTTCTGTCACTGTTATCACCCCACACATTGGCCTCTCTTTTCTAAACCTTGCTTCCTCAGCTGTCACGAGGTCTGGTTTCCAGCAGCTGGGTGGAGCAAATGGGCCATGAGTTGGCACAGGTCACGTAGAATGTGCTGTCCTTTCTTTTGCACAAGACGATGCTTACCATGAGGAGCTCTTTTACAAGAATAAAAATCATATTGCATTGATAATTCTACATGGGGTTTTGGCTTATTTAACATCCACGCAATATGAAAGGGTCGCCATTTATATGATGAACTTATAGTTTTCTTTTCAACATATTTCCAAACTTTGGCTTTCACCTTTGCACAAATGACTAAAGGATAGTTCCCTTTTAAGCAACTGTCTTCTAGTTGAAATATTATTTGAATCTGAAATTAGATTTTATCCTCATGGTGTATTCCGGTCATTTTGACATGgagaggattttctttttcccCTAAATAAGTTAATGTTATTgcatttaactttattttgactttttttctttttgttcttggTTGGGTGTTTTTTCGCCACCTTGTTATACTTGTGGTGTTCCATGACAAAACTAACTGGCCTACAAAACATTGCTTATAAATTTCTAATATGTTATGTCTTTATCAAATGGATTTAATCTTTTTATCAACTATCTTTCAATAAGCATtggttttgcatttgtttttggaCCTGATTGATCAAAGGGTTTAACGTTCTTTTAAATggattcttcaaaaaaaaaaaaaaaaaaatcaagaaagaaattaatgcaGATTGGggttgacatgagggtgagtaaatgataatagatgtttcatttttgtgtgaactatccctttttagGTTTTCTTTGTTAAACACAGACGATTACAACCTCATCATAATTCATTCTGTGACATTTTGAGCTCCAgcaagaaaataagaaaatattatgTGTTTTGATTAAATATGCCCTTTAATAATATTAAAGATAATGCAAAATGATGACCAGATTAGTATGAGTTTAATTATAGAGCTCTTGCATATTTTTCCCTGAATCTAATGTGTTTGCCTTTTGAATGCATTCatctatatatataatagtttgcAGTCATGAGAGGAAggctttatattttcaatataccaCGTCATCCTTTCAGTGATGGAATgttcttaatttgttttcatgtGTCATAAACTCCAACATTACACCTGGGAAGTAATGTAACTGTATTTGTGTCATCAAATATAACAAATACAATCTCTGTCACTCCAGCCCTCAGTGTTCTGCCTGTTCCCCAGGCTAACCATAGTGCCTGAGAAGCCGATGTTACTCCACAGCTGCCAAAGTTATTAATAGACTTCCAGTCTGAACCCCGTCACCAGGCTGCTTCCTAAGGGCCTCTTGAAAAAAGAGTGGACATGATGGGGCACAGACTCAACAATCTCATAACACTTTATTTAGATTTGTTGATACAGAATACAAATGGGTAAATATTAATGCAATATGAGTTAAatcttgtatatattttatatctctGAATGCATCTGTGTGAATGCAATGTATTGTCCCTGGTGTCACATGGTCAATAGAGTAAAGTAGCAGGGGGTGGGGGGTCTTTTAGTTGATTATTTTCAGCAAACCAAGGGCACTGGTGTCAGGGCGAACAAATTGGGGGTCCATTTATGTTTTTAGGTTGACCggttgtggtgaaaaaaaaaaaaaggtttcaatttaagatttttattttgtttcaataaATTGTATGTTATTATCCTAACATTCACTGACTCTTtaatattggtctttacattgGTCTTTATTGGTCAtgtttattgtttgtgtgtgtagtatATATCTAATGGAAAGGATAGTCATTAAAAGATTAAATGTTCAGATCAAAAACAGCAAAATTACTATTTAAGATCCTAATTTAATCGGACAAATTTGTTTCGTCAACCCAATGTTTCATcattaatcacatttattttcaGCACATCATGAGAGCAGCATCTGAAAATTCCTGGATTACAGGGCAATTCTGGAACAGGCATGTGTCAGGTGGGAAGACGAtagtttaaaaatgaattctGATCATCATTCAAAAGACACAGAGTATATGTTGCCAGGTAACCACAACATAAATTCATCAGTGCTTCAAATACAGCTGTCAAatctatttattcaaataaagatGCATGCCATGATGTTTATTAGTTAAATAATTTACATAGTTTTCTaattcctaatatatatatatatatatatatatatatatatatatatatatatatatataatgagacAATATGCAGAACTAAgattaaatttgttttgtttttaattcctTATTTGCTATTCTATTGTATTTTAGATGACATTTGTTTTAtgaccataaaaaatacattacttAGGTATCTAAAGAAAGTTGCTTTgttaatttctttgtttttattgagtCACTGAATAAGAAATTTAACTAAAAATGTATGTCTTTTAATGTGCTGTCTAAATGCCAGGACAAGGTTTATATGAAGTGGTGGGAGTTGCCCAGTAGGTCATCTTTCAAAAACTCCCTCTTAGCAACCTACCAAACAGACATACACAGATTCCACCGAGGTGAAAAGCCATTCAGAGGGGGTAAAGGGGAACATGGCAAGATTCCGGGACAGAGATCATAAGATGTTAAGTATGCAAGGGTCTCTCTCTAAAACATTTTCATATAGAGTTGGACCTGACGCCACATTTTATTAGACCCTCACATTTACAGTCAGAACAAAGTTAAgaggaaaaacaaaaatcaagacaatgattattcaaaatattttggaCAGTctggaaaaaaatactataaaaaatgcACGCACACATTTTATTGTGGAGCTTATTAATGgcatttcagaaaaaaactaGTGCATCATATGGTCACTATTTTAAACATGTATTGCAACAGTCAAATGGCAAAGCCATGCTCATAAAATATAATACCAGGGCGCATAAAAATAATACTGCACTGACAATATCCGGACAGTTGGTGGCACCACAGCTCAATTTTAAGACCTCAGCTTAATCGGGTGCGTCTCCTTCTAAAAAATAACGTTTTGTTGTTACTGTCTCAATTGATGGTAGATTATGGTGACCTATATATGATGATGACTGAGTAtgacattggttttcttttgataGTGGTTTTCTATGacacacacaaattaatatacaataaatattaatttgtcaTATGTTTGACAGCTGTAAGCCTAATGTAGGACTTTATATATCCTTTTTAAACAACAGAAACTTTGCAATTTAATACATCAAATGTGATGTTACTGTATATTTCAAATGGCCACTCAGCCCACTTCACTACTACTGCACAAAACTATTGCTATCATGTTAAACATTCCCCATTGTCAGGAAGGAACACAGAAAACACGTTTTTGTATGATTCCAAATAAAGGTGTGGGTAACAATTAGCATTTGTCATTGGACTTGGATTTACCTCATATTCATTGATAACAATACTTTCATCAGTGATATgtgatgtcattttcattttgacCTCAGTCTATTCGTGGGAGGAGGAAAACAATAACCAACAGATGGATTTCATCATCTTCTGCAGTCAATGCTACTAACAGACAGCAACGCATCCTGCCCACTATTTCATAGGTAAACCAGGAGCCAAATGTATAGGCTCTAGCCTCTTTCCTTCATTTTGCATGTAAGACTCTCCACAAACCTCTTGGTTTCCTTATGACGTAATTGCGGGTCCCCGCCACATCGATGAAGGAATATCGTGATTCCCGCTCCAGATCCGCACCAGAGATTCAGTACATTCGTTAATGTCTCTGTGTGTTTATTACTGCCTAAAACGAACGCCTACAGTTAAGTTGTCTTACCTGACGCGTCCATCACTTGTGCTACAAGCGTTTAGCACAAGCCTGCGGCATCGACCGACAAAATGTGGATTTAAATTCTTGACGGAGGGCGATAAAACGGCGCGTGCTGACTTCAGTCCCGTGGATAGTTAATATGATGCATCCACGAGTATGGAGAGCCCTGTTTTTGATGTCCGTATTCTGCCAGATTGGGTTTGCAGGCAAATACGGTAGGTATTAATGTCGCTAGAAAAGAAATTAGCAAGAAAATCGATTGAAATAATGTAATTTTCTTTGTGCACAGACGTGCATTGGTGTGGTTTTTAAGGCCTGTAAATGTGgccatatttatatacagtataacaaaTGCTTCTATTGGTGGGCAATGTAGTGTATTATGTGACATATGGGATCACGTTTAACATGGTTTCATATAGATGCGTGccattattttaaaatcactttttgagaagatttgcatattttgtttaattcGTATTGCCCTTGTGGACACTTCTCCACCTAAACATGCATTAAAAGTGTTATAGACGTAAAATTAAGTGTTTATAGCTTTATCATGCAACTGGTGGGAAAAGACAGACGAGGAAGGAGTCGTTCAGTGAAGAGCATCatttcagcaccatggagagGGTCAATTTTCATATTTGAGTATTTTGAAAGCATTTATCCACTTTATGTTTTATTCGAG
The genomic region above belongs to Carassius carassius chromosome 11, fCarCar2.1, whole genome shotgun sequence and contains:
- the LOC132152764 gene encoding desmin-like: MSRAYSASAETASSYRRTFGSGLGSSVFSGRAGSSGSARVSSKVYEVSKTASSPIFSSHRASSSSFGGGSMVRSYAGLGEKLDFNLADAMNQDFLNTRTNEKAELQHLNDRFASYIEKVRFLEQQNQALTVEIERLRGREPTRIAEMYEEEMRELRRQVDALTNQRSHIEIERDNLADDLQKLKQRLQEEIHLKEEAENNLSAFRSDVDAATLARLDLERRIEGLHEEIAFLKKIHEEEIRELQNQMQESQVQIQMDMSKPDLTAALRDIRMQYEAIAAKNISEAEEWYKSKVSDLNQAVNKNNDALRQAKLETMEFRHQLQSYTCEIDSLKGTNESLMRQMREMEERNGREAGGYQDTIARLEADIAKMKDEMARHLREYQDLLNVKMALDVEIATYRKLLEGEESRITLPVQSFSALSFRETSPEQHHQQQPRASEVHSKKTVLIKTIETRDGEVVSESTQHQQDVM